Proteins encoded by one window of Erwinia pyrifoliae DSM 12163:
- the ppk1 gene encoding polyphosphate kinase 1 → MGQEKLYIEKELSWLSFNERVLQEAADKTNPLIERMRFLGIYSNNLEEFYKVRFADLKRRILIGEEQGIPGTPRHLLKKIQARVLKADREFDGLYNDLLLEMARNQIFLINERQLSPNQQSWLRHYFKHHLRQHITPILINHDTDLIEFLKDDYTYLAVEIIRGAEINYALLEIPSDKVPRFVNLPPETPRRRKPMILLDNILRYCLGDIFRGFFDYDALNAYSMKMTRDAEYDLVTEMESSLLELMSSSLKQRLTAEPVRFVYQRDMPDAMVELLRNKLNISNYDSIVPGGRYHNFKDFITFPNVGKANLVNKPLPQLRHIWFDRFRNGFDAIRNRDVLLYYPYHTFEHVLELLRQASFDPAVLAIKINIYRVAKDSRIIDAMIHAAYNGKKVTVVVELQARFDEEANIHWAKRLTEAGVHVIFSAPGLKIHAKLFLISRRENGEINRYAHIGTGNFNEKTARLYTDYSLLTADARITNELRRVFNFIENPYRPVSFEHLMVSPQNSRQMLYQLIDNEIANAQQGLSSGITLKINNLVDKGLVDRLYTASSAGVKVELVVRGMCSLIPNLEGISDNIRVISIVDRYLEHDRVYIFDNGGDKKVFLSSADWMTRNIDYRIEVAVAVLDPILKQRIMDIIAILMSDTLKARFVDKELSNRYVPRGNRRKVRSQLSIYEYIKSLEQPD, encoded by the coding sequence ATGGGTCAGGAAAAGCTGTATATAGAAAAAGAGTTGAGTTGGTTATCCTTTAATGAGCGCGTATTGCAGGAAGCGGCTGATAAAACCAACCCGCTGATTGAACGTATGCGCTTTCTCGGTATCTATTCCAATAACCTGGAAGAGTTCTACAAAGTCCGTTTTGCTGACCTGAAGCGTCGCATTCTTATCGGCGAAGAACAGGGAATTCCGGGTACTCCACGTCATTTGCTGAAGAAAATTCAGGCGCGGGTTCTGAAAGCCGATCGGGAGTTTGACGGCCTTTACAACGATCTGCTGTTAGAAATGGCGCGTAACCAGATTTTCCTGATCAACGAACGTCAGCTTTCTCCTAATCAGCAGAGCTGGCTGCGTCATTACTTCAAACATCATCTGCGCCAGCACATCACCCCGATCCTGATTAACCATGACACCGATTTAATCGAGTTTCTCAAGGACGATTACACCTATCTGGCGGTAGAGATTATTCGCGGAGCAGAGATAAACTACGCGCTGCTGGAGATCCCGTCGGATAAAGTGCCGCGTTTCGTCAACCTGCCGCCGGAGACGCCGCGCCGCAGAAAGCCGATGATCCTGCTGGATAATATTCTGCGTTACTGCCTGGGCGATATTTTCCGTGGCTTTTTCGATTACGACGCGCTGAACGCCTATTCGATGAAAATGACGCGTGATGCCGAATACGACCTGGTCACTGAAATGGAATCCAGCCTGCTGGAGTTAATGTCGTCCAGCCTGAAGCAGCGCCTGACCGCCGAACCGGTGCGCTTTGTCTATCAGCGCGATATGCCGGATGCGATGGTGGAGCTGCTGCGTAACAAGCTGAACATCTCCAATTATGACTCTATCGTGCCCGGTGGGCGTTATCATAACTTCAAAGACTTTATTACTTTCCCCAACGTTGGCAAAGCCAACCTGGTGAACAAGCCGCTGCCGCAGCTGCGCCATATCTGGTTCGACCGTTTTCGCAACGGATTTGACGCCATCCGCAACCGCGACGTGCTGCTCTATTACCCTTATCACACCTTCGAGCACGTACTGGAGCTGCTGCGCCAGGCCTCTTTCGACCCGGCAGTGCTGGCGATAAAAATCAATATTTACCGCGTTGCCAAGGATTCACGCATTATCGATGCGATGATCCACGCCGCCTACAACGGTAAGAAAGTGACGGTCGTCGTGGAGTTACAGGCGCGTTTCGATGAAGAGGCCAACATCCACTGGGCGAAACGCCTGACCGAAGCCGGAGTTCACGTCATCTTCTCGGCTCCGGGGCTGAAAATCCACGCCAAGCTGTTCCTGATTTCACGACGTGAAAACGGCGAAATCAACCGCTATGCGCACATCGGTACCGGTAACTTCAATGAAAAGACCGCACGGCTTTATACCGACTATTCGCTGCTGACCGCCGATGCACGTATCACCAATGAATTGCGGCGAGTATTTAACTTTATTGAAAACCCGTACCGCCCGGTGAGTTTCGAACATCTGATGGTGTCGCCACAGAATTCGCGCCAAATGCTATACCAGCTGATAGATAATGAAATTGCCAATGCGCAGCAGGGGTTATCCTCCGGGATCACGCTGAAAATCAACAACCTGGTTGATAAAGGCCTGGTGGATCGCCTGTACACCGCTTCCAGCGCTGGCGTTAAGGTCGAACTGGTGGTGCGCGGCATGTGCTCACTGATCCCCAATCTGGAAGGGATCAGTGATAATATCCGGGTGATCAGCATCGTTGACCGTTATCTGGAGCACGACCGCGTCTATATCTTTGATAACGGCGGCGACAAAAAAGTGTTTCTCTCTTCGGCAGACTGGATGACGCGCAACATTGACTATCGTATTGAAGTGGCCGTTGCCGTACTTGATCCCATTCTGAAACAGCGCATCATGGACATTATCGCCATCCTGATGAGTGATACGCTGAAAGCCCGTTTCGTCGATAAAGAGCTGAGCAACCGCTATGTACCGCGCGGTAATCGCCGTAAGGTGCGTTCGCAGCTGTCAATCTACGAGTACATTAAATCTCTTGAACAACCTGATTAA
- the ppx gene encoding exopolyphosphatase: MPITPKSTAKPQEFAAIDLGSNSFHMVIARVVDGAMQVLGRLKQRVHLADGLDSNNVLSEDAIQRGLGCLALFAERLQSFSPTNVTIVGTHTLREAANAQEFLQRAAEVIPYPIEVISGNEEARLIFMGVEHTQPEKGRKLVIDIGGGSTELVIGEDFEPKLVESRRMGCVSFANLYFPNGTISKENFRRARLAAVQKLETLAWQYRLKGWQFALGASGTIKAACEVLQAMGEKDKLITPERLQLLYDEVVKYKSFDALSLPGLSEERKRVFVPGLAILCGVFDALAIRELRLSDGALREGVLYEMEGRFRHQDIRSRTAQSLANHYAIDSDQARRVLETTEQLYSQWRDQNARQANPQLGALLKWAAMLHEVGLTINHSGMQRHSAYILQNTNMPGFNQDQQTLLATLVRYHRKAVKVEDMPRLTLFKRKQFLPMVFLLRLATLLNNQRQATSRPGYLHLHTDEGDWTLTFPRDYFSQNNLVQLDLEREQSYWNDVTGWQLTIREEA; this comes from the coding sequence ATGCCAATTACCCCTAAAAGCACTGCCAAACCGCAGGAATTCGCAGCCATTGACCTGGGTTCGAACAGTTTCCACATGGTGATTGCCCGCGTGGTGGATGGCGCCATGCAGGTACTGGGACGCCTCAAGCAGCGCGTACATCTGGCGGACGGGCTGGACAGCAATAATGTGCTGAGCGAAGACGCGATTCAACGTGGTCTCGGCTGCCTGGCGTTATTTGCCGAACGCTTGCAAAGTTTCAGCCCGACAAACGTGACTATTGTCGGGACTCATACCCTGCGCGAAGCGGCAAATGCGCAAGAGTTTCTCCAGCGCGCAGCAGAGGTTATCCCCTATCCCATTGAAGTGATTTCGGGCAATGAAGAGGCGCGTCTGATCTTTATGGGCGTGGAGCATACCCAGCCGGAAAAAGGGCGCAAGCTGGTTATTGACATTGGCGGTGGTTCCACCGAATTGGTGATTGGTGAAGATTTCGAGCCGAAACTGGTCGAGAGCCGCCGTATGGGCTGCGTCAGTTTTGCCAATCTTTATTTCCCCAACGGCACGATCAGCAAAGAAAATTTTCGCCGTGCACGCCTTGCTGCGGTACAAAAACTGGAAACGCTGGCATGGCAGTATCGTCTGAAAGGTTGGCAGTTTGCGTTGGGCGCTTCCGGCACGATCAAAGCCGCCTGTGAAGTGCTGCAGGCGATGGGCGAGAAAGATAAGCTGATCACCCCTGAGCGCCTGCAGCTGCTCTATGACGAAGTGGTTAAATATAAATCCTTCGATGCCCTTAGTCTGCCGGGGCTGTCGGAAGAGCGCAAAAGGGTGTTCGTGCCGGGTCTGGCGATCCTGTGCGGCGTGTTTGATGCCCTTGCTATCCGCGAGCTGCGCCTTTCCGACGGCGCGCTGCGTGAAGGCGTGCTGTATGAAATGGAAGGCCGTTTCCGACATCAGGATATTCGCAGCCGTACGGCGCAAAGCCTGGCAAATCATTATGCCATCGACAGCGACCAGGCTCGTCGGGTGCTGGAAACCACCGAACAGCTCTACAGTCAGTGGCGCGACCAGAACGCCAGGCAGGCGAATCCGCAGCTGGGGGCGCTGTTAAAATGGGCAGCAATGCTGCATGAAGTGGGACTGACCATCAACCACAGCGGCATGCAGCGTCATTCGGCCTATATCCTGCAGAACACCAACATGCCCGGATTTAATCAGGATCAGCAGACGCTGCTGGCTACGCTGGTACGCTATCATCGTAAGGCCGTGAAAGTAGAAGATATGCCGCGCCTGACGCTGTTCAAGCGCAAGCAGTTCCTGCCAATGGTGTTTCTGTTACGCCTGGCTACGCTGCTCAACAACCAGCGCCAGGCCACCAGCAGGCCAGGTTACCTGCATCTGCACACCGATGAAGGTGACTGGACCCTGACCTTCCCGCGTGATTACTTTAGCCAGAACAATTTAGTTCAGCTGGATTTGGAACGCGAACAGAGTTACTGGAATGATGTAACCGGTTGGCAGCTTACCATCCGGGAAGAGGCTTAA
- a CDS encoding ABC transporter permease subunit: MEIRAEMTDRPIPVDDNAGRRRIIERLTRRVVTACGMAILLVMMLLLFWLVWVVVPLFIAPGLRADNPIKLWQSDAAIAMGMDRQQKWGWRIDNQGSGRFVPLNAEPPSAALTLLRGSIRASVSMDNQSVLLLSERGAMVVVQPDFTSGAEPRWQYPLGDVPLSSGEEHIHHFAITQSAENRWQVALATPDHIALWQLQARQPALQYRLNISGVDQLLFSPDGGKLYTLSGTQLSVWLLGSGQPKLREALNLAEKPAGLRLLSGGASLLIADDRGIGQWFDIASTAQPRLRFIRDFAGAQWQPLMVTEPHRRVFATLSPQGELKLFASKQQGAILRRQLEPGVLMVQFAPEGDGLLVERAGAWQHYRLDNPWPDVSWRSLWQKVWYENYPEPEYVWQATSANDDYQGKFSLLPMVVGTLKAAGLAMLFATPLALAAAMYTAWFMTPGLRRWVKPAIEMMGALPGVVIGLIAGLWLAPKIADRLSGVLLLPLILASVLLLCSWTRQKLPPVWQKRWRAEGGEVLLLMPLLLLSAFISLWAIPLLEHALWGQGLAERFSTDYPQRNLLVAGVAMGFALVPLVFTLAEDAIFSVPASLGQGSLALGATPWQTLTRVVLPAASSGIFAALMIGFGRAIGETMIVLMASGNTPVTDGGLFAGLRSLAANVAVEMPEAAAGSAHYRLLFLSALVLLVFTLVINTLAELVRQRLRRRYSQQEQQG, from the coding sequence ATGGAAATCCGCGCAGAGATGACTGACCGCCCAATCCCCGTTGACGACAACGCCGGGCGTCGCCGCATCATCGAAAGGTTGACGCGGCGCGTAGTGACCGCGTGCGGGATGGCCATCTTACTGGTCATGATGCTGTTGCTATTCTGGCTGGTCTGGGTGGTGGTGCCGCTATTTATCGCTCCCGGTCTGCGGGCGGATAACCCGATCAAACTGTGGCAAAGCGATGCGGCGATAGCCATGGGCATGGATCGCCAGCAAAAATGGGGCTGGCGTATCGATAATCAAGGCAGCGGGCGTTTTGTGCCGCTCAATGCTGAACCGCCTTCTGCGGCCTTAACGTTACTGCGTGGCAGCATCAGGGCCAGCGTCAGCATGGATAATCAAAGCGTGTTGCTGCTTTCAGAACGCGGGGCGATGGTGGTGGTGCAACCGGACTTCACGTCAGGCGCGGAACCGCGCTGGCAATACCCGCTTGGCGATGTGCCACTGAGCAGTGGGGAAGAGCACATCCACCATTTTGCCATCACGCAGAGCGCCGAAAACCGCTGGCAGGTCGCACTGGCAACCCCCGATCATATCGCTTTGTGGCAGTTGCAGGCACGGCAGCCTGCTTTGCAATACCGGCTGAATATCAGCGGGGTGGATCAACTGCTATTCTCGCCCGACGGCGGCAAGCTGTACACGCTGTCCGGCACGCAGCTAAGCGTATGGCTGCTTGGCAGCGGCCAACCCAAGCTGCGTGAGGCGCTGAATTTGGCAGAAAAGCCTGCAGGCCTGAGGTTACTGAGCGGTGGCGCTTCACTACTGATAGCCGACGATCGCGGCATTGGGCAGTGGTTCGATATTGCCAGCACCGCGCAACCACGGTTGCGCTTTATCCGCGACTTCGCCGGTGCGCAATGGCAACCTTTGATGGTGACTGAACCTCACCGTCGCGTCTTCGCCACCCTCAGCCCACAGGGGGAACTCAAACTGTTTGCCAGCAAGCAGCAGGGAGCGATCCTCCGCCGTCAACTGGAGCCAGGCGTGCTGATGGTGCAGTTCGCCCCGGAAGGTGACGGGCTGCTGGTGGAACGGGCAGGAGCCTGGCAGCACTACCGGCTGGACAATCCGTGGCCGGACGTCAGCTGGCGCAGCCTGTGGCAAAAAGTCTGGTATGAAAACTATCCTGAACCCGAATATGTCTGGCAGGCGACCTCCGCCAATGACGATTACCAGGGAAAATTTAGCCTGCTACCGATGGTGGTGGGGACATTAAAAGCGGCGGGTCTGGCCATGTTATTTGCCACGCCGCTGGCGCTGGCAGCCGCCATGTATACGGCCTGGTTTATGACGCCGGGCCTGAGGCGCTGGGTGAAACCCGCCATTGAAATGATGGGGGCGCTGCCGGGCGTGGTCATTGGGCTTATTGCGGGTTTGTGGCTGGCTCCGAAAATAGCCGACCGCCTGTCCGGCGTACTGTTATTACCGCTGATACTGGCATCAGTGCTTCTGTTGTGTAGCTGGACGCGGCAAAAGTTACCGCCGGTTTGGCAAAAGCGCTGGCGTGCAGAAGGTGGCGAAGTGCTGCTGCTGATGCCGTTGTTGTTGCTAAGCGCCTTTATTTCACTGTGGGCGATCCCGCTGCTGGAGCATGCTTTATGGGGACAGGGACTGGCGGAGCGTTTCAGCACCGATTACCCGCAGCGTAATCTGTTGGTGGCCGGGGTGGCGATGGGCTTTGCCCTGGTGCCGCTGGTATTCACCCTTGCCGAAGATGCCATCTTCAGCGTGCCCGCCTCGCTGGGGCAAGGCTCGCTGGCGCTGGGTGCAACCCCCTGGCAAACGCTGACCCGGGTGGTGCTACCCGCAGCATCCTCGGGTATTTTTGCCGCCCTGATGATTGGCTTTGGCCGGGCAATAGGAGAAACCATGATCGTGCTGATGGCCAGCGGGAACACCCCGGTAACCGATGGCGGGCTGTTTGCAGGCTTACGCTCGCTGGCTGCCAATGTCGCGGTGGAAATGCCGGAAGCGGCAGCAGGAAGCGCTCACTATCGCTTGTTGTTCTTGTCTGCGCTGGTGCTGTTGGTCTTCACCCTGGTGATCAATACCCTTGCCGAGCTGGTGCGCCAGCGTCTGCGACGGCGCTATAGTCAGCAGGAGCAGCAAGGATGA
- the tehB gene encoding tellurite resistance methyltransferase TehB yields the protein MTGNHTLTLMNPLTDGDFYKKYLPDAPHPELTEALPRIEGGRALDVGCGSGRNSLWLNSKGFDVTAWDNNPACLARLEQIITVGDLRGLHTARHDLNTLRFNGAYHLVLATAVMKFLQPATIPQLIADMQASTVRDGYNLIVSVMDSRDYPCREDFSFTFKSGELSHYYRKWHIVKYNEHVGQLQRSGENGQRIPLRFATLLAQKANVKA from the coding sequence ATGACTGGAAATCACACACTGACGCTCATGAACCCACTCACCGATGGCGATTTTTACAAAAAATACTTACCTGATGCACCGCATCCGGAATTAACGGAGGCGTTGCCACGCATTGAAGGAGGCAGAGCACTTGACGTTGGCTGCGGTAGCGGGCGTAATTCGCTGTGGCTTAATAGCAAAGGCTTCGACGTCACGGCCTGGGATAATAACCCGGCCTGCCTTGCCCGGCTTGAGCAAATTATCACTGTCGGGGATCTGCGCGGGCTGCATACCGCCCGGCACGACCTCAATACGCTGCGCTTCAACGGTGCATATCACCTGGTGTTGGCGACGGCGGTGATGAAGTTCCTGCAGCCGGCAACCATTCCGCAGCTGATTGCGGATATGCAGGCCAGCACGGTGCGTGATGGTTATAACCTGATCGTGTCAGTGATGGACAGTCGGGACTATCCTTGCCGTGAGGACTTCTCTTTTACCTTTAAGTCCGGCGAACTCAGCCATTACTATCGCAAATGGCATATTGTGAAATACAATGAGCATGTCGGACAACTGCAGCGCAGCGGTGAAAACGGCCAGCGAATCCCTCTGCGCTTTGCGACCCTGTTGGCACAGAAAGCTAACGTCAAGGCCTGA
- a CDS encoding EAL domain-containing protein translates to MKKTRMLEKFTTCWWGLPMLLALLLMPLASALSVRLWISDGYVYLIYLPMAMMIAMMLVFDWRSFPGIAVALCFHFYGRYSVLQGLVLIAMFMTALALGWWGYRTQLKTRWNVSPGELNQISVRLIWLVLVIPTLFIIFAQLALPTGILPLHHTILVDESYSLHTLLNYQSLLMASLATVPLFYFLLRLSRNPRFLLILKARCQRQIAGGVTWREWLTWLVLLATLLIMLTLFKASKDNLLTTEYGLPLLLPLMLWSALRFGYHFTSISWGVLLVVLYQLRDRFMNLGAMEPYNLLVMSAYLLVFTLTILLMSAISTRQRKLLVRARELAMTDPIIGLPNLRALNKDLAVVSCSSLCFLRIPDLDRLSRTYGLRLRIQYKRSLAIYLRPNLFAGETIYQLPGFDLVIRLNHAVLQSRIEELEARIKSYHLSWDGLPIHPDIGLSYCTVNTPVLHLYELLGEMSALAETSLRNGHAVNLQQTANVPVQRHVTEKLMMLHDIKLALQNGCFHLMAQKICGVRGDDYYEILLRMVNTQGEYIKPASFLPVVQEFGLTWEVDRMVLEQALTFIHGHRQQLPGIRLAVNLFAASLCRPQLTEEITSRLKAHGVEPWQLIIEVKESPMLSDNSWGNRSLAQLRKLGCRVAIDDFGTGYASYSRLKRVQVDMLKIDGSFVCNMLNNSLDYQIIVSICAVARLKRMQIVAEFVETEEIAGELRRLGVDYLQGDAVGMPIPLQELAPVQTEADAEVRP, encoded by the coding sequence ATGAAAAAAACGAGAATGCTGGAAAAATTTACCACCTGCTGGTGGGGGTTACCGATGCTACTCGCGCTACTGTTGATGCCATTAGCCTCTGCCTTGTCGGTGCGGCTTTGGATCTCCGACGGTTATGTCTACCTGATCTATTTACCCATGGCTATGATGATTGCCATGATGCTGGTGTTTGACTGGCGCTCTTTTCCCGGCATAGCCGTGGCTTTATGCTTCCACTTCTACGGACGTTACAGCGTGTTACAGGGATTGGTGCTTATTGCGATGTTTATGACTGCGCTGGCACTGGGCTGGTGGGGCTATCGTACACAGCTCAAAACCCGCTGGAACGTCAGTCCGGGTGAGTTGAATCAGATCAGCGTACGACTAATCTGGCTGGTATTGGTGATACCCACCTTGTTTATTATTTTCGCCCAGCTGGCGCTACCGACGGGAATATTGCCTCTTCACCATACGATCCTGGTTGATGAATCTTACTCGTTGCATACGCTACTTAATTATCAGTCGTTGCTGATGGCCTCGCTGGCGACCGTGCCACTGTTCTATTTCTTACTACGGCTGTCACGCAACCCGCGTTTTTTACTGATTTTAAAGGCGCGCTGTCAGCGCCAGATTGCCGGGGGAGTGACGTGGCGTGAATGGCTGACGTGGCTGGTATTACTGGCAACATTACTGATAATGCTGACCTTGTTCAAAGCCAGTAAGGATAATTTGCTGACGACCGAGTACGGTCTTCCACTTCTGCTGCCGCTGATGTTATGGTCCGCGCTGCGTTTTGGTTATCATTTCACCTCAATCAGCTGGGGCGTACTGCTGGTTGTTCTTTACCAGCTACGCGACCGCTTTATGAATCTGGGGGCGATGGAGCCTTATAATCTGCTGGTTATGTCGGCTTACCTGCTGGTTTTTACGCTAACCATTTTGCTGATGTCGGCCATCAGCACCCGCCAGCGTAAGCTGCTGGTGCGCGCCAGAGAACTGGCAATGACCGACCCGATTATCGGGCTGCCTAATTTGCGCGCCTTGAATAAGGATCTCGCGGTCGTTTCCTGCTCATCACTCTGTTTTCTACGTATTCCCGATCTTGACCGTTTAAGCCGTACTTACGGGCTGCGGCTGCGTATTCAGTACAAACGCAGCCTTGCTATTTATCTGCGGCCTAATCTGTTTGCCGGGGAGACAATCTATCAGCTGCCCGGGTTTGACCTGGTGATACGTCTGAATCATGCTGTTCTGCAATCACGAATTGAAGAGCTGGAAGCACGAATAAAAAGTTATCACCTGAGCTGGGACGGCCTGCCGATCCATCCCGATATCGGCCTCAGCTACTGTACGGTCAATACGCCTGTGCTGCATCTGTATGAGCTGCTGGGTGAAATGAGCGCCCTGGCCGAAACGTCACTGCGCAATGGTCATGCGGTAAATCTGCAACAAACGGCGAATGTTCCTGTGCAGCGCCATGTCACTGAAAAGCTGATGATGTTACATGATATTAAACTGGCGTTGCAGAACGGTTGTTTTCATCTGATGGCGCAAAAGATCTGCGGCGTACGGGGTGATGACTACTATGAAATTTTGCTGCGTATGGTGAACACGCAGGGCGAATATATCAAACCCGCCAGTTTCTTACCGGTTGTACAAGAGTTTGGTCTGACCTGGGAAGTGGATCGCATGGTGCTGGAGCAGGCACTGACATTTATTCATGGTCATCGTCAACAGTTACCGGGCATTCGTCTCGCTGTCAATTTGTTTGCTGCCTCGCTGTGCCGACCGCAGCTCACGGAGGAAATTACCTCCCGGCTTAAAGCTCATGGCGTGGAACCCTGGCAGTTGATTATTGAGGTGAAAGAGTCGCCAATGTTAAGCGATAACAGCTGGGGTAACCGCTCACTGGCTCAGTTACGGAAACTGGGCTGTCGGGTGGCGATTGATGACTTCGGTACGGGGTATGCCAGCTATTCACGCCTTAAACGGGTGCAGGTTGATATGTTGAAAATTGACGGCAGCTTCGTGTGCAATATGCTGAATAACAGCCTCGACTATCAGATTATCGTCTCTATCTGCGCGGTGGCGCGACTAAAGCGCATGCAGATCGTCGCCGAGTTCGTTGAAACGGAAGAGATCGCCGGCGAACTGCGTAGGCTGGGCGTTGATTACCTGCAGGGGGATGCGGTCGGAATGCCAATACCATTGCAGGAGCTGGCCCCCGTTCAAACAGAGGCAGATGCTGAAGTCAGGCCTTGA
- the mgtE gene encoding magnesium transporter, with the protein MPLAPSHVQHLAEVRSRILNLLLSDKDLVDTLLERPRRESSAEADVHRQQVEEIKQTLPLLHAADIADLLEALPEDERLALWRLVGNDRRGHVLLEASENVWESLIEEMSDRDLLRAIEPLDIDEQAWLAKYLSRDLTGRLLTSLDPALRSNVLEVMDFDRDRVGRIMDFKLVTVRADVTLATVQRFLRRKKSIPDGTDKLFVTNKNNMLLGELPLTDILLNTPDKRVMEVMNDRPTNFLIDDRAEDAAGAFERYNLISAAVIDATGKLMGRVTIDDVVDLVHEENDSNIRKMGGVNPEEDVFAPVRKSVRNRWAWLAINLCTAFVASRVIGLFENTISQLVALATLMPIVAGIGGNTGNQTITMIVRAMALHQVEPANFSFLVGRELGVALINGLFWGGVMGGITWAMYGNPALGGVMMLAMLLNLLLAALMGVLIPLLMIKMKRDPAVGSSVLITALTDTGGFFIFLGLATLFLLH; encoded by the coding sequence ATGCCTTTAGCCCCTTCCCATGTCCAGCATTTGGCTGAAGTTCGCAGCCGCATTCTCAATCTGCTGCTATCTGATAAAGATCTTGTCGATACCCTGCTGGAGCGCCCGCGACGTGAATCCTCTGCAGAAGCAGACGTCCATCGTCAGCAGGTTGAGGAGATTAAGCAGACCTTACCCCTGCTACATGCCGCAGATATCGCCGACCTGCTGGAAGCCCTGCCCGAAGACGAACGCCTGGCACTTTGGCGGCTGGTAGGAAACGATCGCCGGGGCCATGTCCTGCTCGAAGCCTCAGAAAATGTCTGGGAGAGTCTGATTGAGGAGATGAGTGACCGCGATCTGCTGCGCGCCATCGAACCGCTCGACATCGACGAACAAGCCTGGCTGGCTAAATACCTGTCGCGCGATTTGACGGGGCGCTTGCTGACATCACTGGATCCGGCGCTACGCTCAAACGTGCTGGAGGTAATGGATTTCGATCGTGATCGCGTCGGCCGCATTATGGATTTCAAACTGGTGACGGTGCGCGCAGACGTGACGCTGGCAACCGTACAACGCTTTCTGCGGCGAAAAAAATCCATTCCCGATGGTACCGATAAGCTGTTTGTCACCAATAAAAACAATATGCTGCTGGGCGAGCTGCCGCTGACTGATATCCTGCTGAACACGCCGGATAAACGGGTAATGGAAGTGATGAACGATCGACCAACCAACTTCCTTATCGATGACAGAGCCGAAGATGCCGCCGGGGCGTTCGAGCGATACAACCTGATTTCAGCCGCCGTTATTGATGCCACAGGGAAACTGATGGGCCGCGTGACCATTGATGATGTCGTTGATTTAGTACACGAAGAGAACGACAGCAATATCCGTAAAATGGGCGGGGTGAATCCTGAAGAAGATGTTTTTGCCCCGGTCAGAAAATCGGTGCGCAACCGCTGGGCCTGGCTGGCAATTAACCTGTGCACCGCCTTTGTCGCTTCGCGGGTGATTGGCCTGTTTGAAAATACCATTTCGCAGCTGGTCGCACTGGCAACGCTGATGCCGATTGTTGCAGGGATTGGTGGCAACACCGGTAACCAGACGATTACGATGATCGTGCGGGCAATGGCGCTGCATCAGGTGGAGCCAGCTAACTTCTCATTTTTAGTCGGTCGTGAACTGGGCGTGGCGCTGATTAACGGCCTGTTCTGGGGAGGCGTGATGGGGGGCATCACCTGGGCGATGTATGGTAACCCGGCGCTCGGCGGCGTAATGATGCTGGCCATGTTGCTTAATCTGCTGCTGGCAGCGCTGATGGGCGTTCTGATCCCGCTGCTGATGATAAAAATGAAACGCGATCCGGCTGTTGGCTCCAGCGTACTGATTACCGCGCTTACCGATACTGGCGGCTTCTTTATCTTCCTCGGGCTGGCTACCCTCTTTCTTCTGCACTGA